The proteins below are encoded in one region of Pleuronectes platessa chromosome 12, fPlePla1.1, whole genome shotgun sequence:
- the plekha3 gene encoding pleckstrin homology domain-containing family A member 3 isoform X2 gives MEGILHKWTNYMTGWQPRWFVLEDGDISYYDSEDDVGKGSKGSIKMSMCEIKVHSTDSTRLELIIPGEQHFYVRAVNAAERQRWLVALGSSKAGTLDTHKHRGPDCLKTKMSELRLYCDLLVQQVQTIQSQHSTDTETTDTSEASLLSATCATFIRTLEECMTLANQSLIPDLRPPEKMKRSISHPGTYSFDRSGVQKEYVSGGQRSTQRRNRTFSDSSVYDTERFLSSPNGDPSSIPEERGGSTSPKNTATDTDTDLSI, from the exons ATGGAGGGGATCCTGCACAAATGGACGAACTACatgacag GCTGGCAGCCCCGCTGGTTCGTCCTGGAGGACGGAGACATCTCCTACTACGACAGCGAGGACGACGTTGGTAAAGGAAGCAAAGGATCCATCAAGATGTCCATGTGTGAGATTAAAG ttcATTCAACAGACTCCACCCGTCTGGAGTTGATCATCCCCGGCGAGCAGCATTTCTACGTCAGAGCGGTGAATgctgcagagagacaaagatGGCTGGTGGCATTGGGTTCGTCTAAAGCTGGAACACTggacactcacaaacacagag GTCCCGACTGTCTGAAGACGAAGATGTCTGAGCTGCGTCTGTACTGCGACCTGCTCGTCCAGCAAGTCCAGACcatccaatcacagcacagcacTGACACAGAGACCACAGACACCTCTGAG GCGTCTCTCCTCAGTGCGACCTGTGCTACGTTCATCAGGACCTTGGAGGAGTGTATGACCCTGGCCAACCAGAGCTTGATCCCTGACCTCCGACCTCCTGAAAAG ATGAAGAGGTCGATCAGTCATCCTGGAACCTACAGCTTCGACAG GTCGGGTGTGCAGAAGGAGTACGTgagtggaggtcaaaggtcaacgcaGCGCAGGAACCGGACTTTCTCTGACAGCTCTGTTTACGATACTGAAC GTTTCCTGTCGAGTCCTAACGGCGACCCGTCCTCCATTCCCGAGGAGCGAGGAGGCAGCACGAGCCCGAAGAACACAGCCACcgacacagacactgacttATCCATCTGA
- the plekha3 gene encoding pleckstrin homology domain-containing family A member 3 isoform X1 gives MSEAIRGGEKTTGLMSESRDSTDDQSADTNTQLKTRSSPVPLSLARCAACYNHKSSTVSWRGDAGESSSSAEDSGPEVEDEESEAESSSSSSSSCRSSATEEPEPERSGDAAEEESRGDGGEGGGGGGGGGEGGGGGGGGGEGGDETVETLNRQEPPSLTPHLLPRSFLPRPPQVVSTLHLQVLPQNCGDDETLFNIRELRPEREEEQTQGGYGGGGGRGGGGGGGRGGGGGGGSIYKLLPPQPHQYQQMMIPWQNMSQQTIQQHLHHQQQQLQRSGHLSAQGQRLPPPSCTGPPTPCMPLWAPNPPQTHTHTLTLQPCWHCRYVHPPNTHCSY, from the exons ATGAGTGAAGCAATCAGAGGTGGAG AGAAAACTACAGGACTCATGTCAGAGTCCAGAGACTCGACTGACGATCAgtctgcagacacaaacacacaactgaag ACCAGATCCAGCCCGGTGCCCCTCAGCCTGGCTCGCTGTGCCGCCTGCTACAACCACAAGTCCAGCACCGTGTCCTGGCGCGGGGACGCCGGCGAGTCCAGCTCCTCGGCCGAAGACTCGGGTCCAGAGGTGGAGGACGAGGAGTCGGAGGcagagtccagctcctccagctccagcagctgcaggagctccGCGACCGAGGAGCCTGAACCCGAGAGGAGTGGAGATGCTGCTGAGGAGGAAtccagaggagatggaggagagggaggaggaggaggaggaggaggaggagagggaggaggaggaggaggaggaggaggagagggaggtgatgAGACGGTTGAGACGTTAAACAGACAAGagcctccctccctgactcctcacctcctccctcgctccttCCTGCCTCGCCCCCCTCAGGTCGTCTCCaccctccacctgcaggtgctCCCTCAGAACTGTGGTGATGATGAAACGCTCTTCAACATCCGAGAGCTCCGgcctgagagagaggaggagcaaaCACAGGGGGGttacggaggaggaggaggaagaggaggaggaggaggaggaggaagaggaggaggaggaggaggaggaagcatcTACAAGCTTCTGCCTCCACAGCCGCATCAGTACCAGCAGATGATGATACCATGGCAAAATATGTCACAACAAACAATACaacaacatcttcatcatcaacaacaacaacttcagaGATCTGGACACCTCTCAGCTCAGGGTCAAAGGTTACCACCTCCCTCATGCACAGGCCCCCCCACACCGTGCATGCCGCTGTGGGCACCGAacccaccacagacacacacacacacactcactctgcagCCATGTTGGCACTGTCGCTACGTGcaccccccaaacacacactgcagctatTAA
- the LOC128453285 gene encoding protein phosphatase 1 regulatory subunit 1C isoform X1 has product MEPSSPKKIQFAVPPLQGQLDPQAAEHIRRRRPTPATLQIYRQPGTDVGDQNNASGESQESDSSQRKQSTFAPPTMKDTFSWRFRHSFKLKNLQKLFKGKLDSAVPEEEEEENIPQDD; this is encoded by the exons ATGGAGCCCAGCAGTCCGAAGAAGATCCAGTTTGCTGTGCCTCCTCTGCAGGGACAGTTGGACCCACAGGCCGCcgaacat ATCCGCCGCAGACGACCGACTCCTGCGACTCTGCAGATCTACAGACAACCTGgcacag ATGTTGGAGATCAGAACAACGCCAGCGGAGAGTCACAG GAGTCAGATTCGTCTCAGAGGAAGCAGAGCACCTTCGCCCCCCCCACCATGAAAG ACACTTTTTCCTGGAGGTTCCGACACAGTTTCAAATTGAAGAACCTCCAAAAGTTATTTAAAG GGAAGCTGGATAGTGCTGTGcccgaggaggaagaggaggagaacatcCCTCAGGACGACTGA
- the LOC128453285 gene encoding protein phosphatase 1 regulatory subunit 1C isoform X2, translating to MEPSSPKKIQFAVPPLQGQLDPQAAEHIRRRRPTPATLQIYRQPGTDVGDQNNASGESQESDSSQRKQSTFAPPTMKGKLDSAVPEEEEEENIPQDD from the exons ATGGAGCCCAGCAGTCCGAAGAAGATCCAGTTTGCTGTGCCTCCTCTGCAGGGACAGTTGGACCCACAGGCCGCcgaacat ATCCGCCGCAGACGACCGACTCCTGCGACTCTGCAGATCTACAGACAACCTGgcacag ATGTTGGAGATCAGAACAACGCCAGCGGAGAGTCACAG GAGTCAGATTCGTCTCAGAGGAAGCAGAGCACCTTCGCCCCCCCCACCATGAAAG GGAAGCTGGATAGTGCTGTGcccgaggaggaagaggaggagaacatcCCTCAGGACGACTGA